In Methylotenera versatilis 79, the DNA window ATCTTTCCAGTATTCAGTTTTGAGTTTTTTAGCCAAAACTAAAAGCACACCTAAAAACAGCAATACCCACCAACCCATGTGCTTACGGCTTTGCTTACCAGGCTCAGCCATAAACGCCATATAGTTGGTTAAATCAGCAACGAATGCATTGTATTCAGATGGACTCAATTTGCCTGGTTTTAACAGCTCTAACTGATGCGTTTCATGATTCAGCACTTGCTCACCTTGCAACTCATACAACACATGTGGCATGGCTACTTTCGGATACACCGTATTATTCCAACCCGTTGGCGTTGTGCTGTCACGATAAAATCCGCGCATATAGGCGTAGACCCAATCCGCGCCACGAGCACGCACTTCAACCGACAAATCTGGCGGCGTTACACCAAACCATTTTTTTGCTTCCACTGGATCAATCGACACCTGCATGGTGTCACCCACTTTTTCACCGGCAAACAACAAATTATCTTTGATTTGTTTTTCGGTTAAACCAATATCCATCAAGCGGTTATAACGC includes these proteins:
- a CDS encoding cytochrome c1, which codes for MKISNIKKLLTLLAFLPLIALANESEISITAPINPSDKASLQRGAHSFVNYCLNCHSAKYMRYNRLMDIGLTEKQIKDNLLFAGEKVGDTMQVSIDPVEAKKWFGVTPPDLSVEVRARGADWVYAYMRGFYRDSTTPTGWNNTVYPKVAMPHVLYELQGEQVLNHETHQLELLKPGKLSPSEYNAFVADLTNYMAFMAEPGKQSRKHMGWWVLLFLGVLLVLAKKLKTEYWKDIK